From Nicotiana tabacum cultivar K326 chromosome 22, ASM71507v2, whole genome shotgun sequence, one genomic window encodes:
- the LOC107812391 gene encoding alkylated DNA repair protein ALKBH6 homolog isoform X2 → MNDFTVGSVPNVFYIPDFISESEHDQLLNNINGAPISKWKSLKNRRLQNWGGVVHEKGLIAQDLPPWLTRITERINEKSGLFPSSINHVLINEYLPNQGIMPHQDGPAYYPVVAILSLGSPVVMDFTPHPNLSSSTHGNGVDDKISDPGPAVMNSGEQLDSCHPFSIVLMPRSLLIFKDLVYSDYLHGIKDSEVQRCNKAVNVTKAQNHGVVQHLSGSAKALDSDDTVIYRANTRVSLTCRVVTKVCKNIFKF, encoded by the exons ATGAACGACTTCACCGTTGGGTCTGTACCCAATGTATTCTACATTCCAGATTTCATTTCTGAGTCTGAACACGACCAGCTCTTGAATAAT ATAAACGGTGCGCCAATTTCTAAATGGAAATCTTTGAAAAACAGGAGATTGCAGAATTGGG GAGGAGTTGTGCATGAAAAAGGCCTTATAGCTCAAGACT TGCCTCCTTGGTTAACTAGAATTACAGAGAGAATAAATGAGAAATCAGGGTTATTTCCTTCATCAATTAATCATGTGCTTATCAATGAATACCTTCCTAACCAAGGAATAATG CCGCATCAAGATGGACCAGCTTATTATCCTGTAGTGGCAATTCTTTCTCTTGGATCTCCTGTGGTTATGGATTTCACTCCACATCCTAATTTGAGCAGCAGTACACATGGAAACGGTGTTGACGACAAAATTTCTGACCCGGGGCCTGCTGTGATGAATTCTGGTGAACAGCTGGATAGTTGCCATCCATTTTCTATCGTATTGATGCCTCGCAGTTTGTTGATATTCAAAGACTTGGTGTACTCAG ACTACTTGCATGGTATAAAAGATTCTGAGGTGCAGCGATGTAACAAG GCTGTAAATGTAACAAAAGCTCAAAATCATGGAGTGGTTCAGCACTTATCAGGTTCGGCGAAAGCACTTGATAGTGATGATACTGTCATTTACAGGGCTAACACAAGAGTTTCTTTGACCTGTCGAGTAGTAACAAAGGtttgtaaaaatatttttaagttctag
- the LOC107812391 gene encoding alkylated DNA repair protein ALKBH6 homolog isoform X1: MNDFTVGSVPNVFYIPDFISESEHDQLLNNINGAPISKWKSLKNRRLQNWGGVVHEKGLIAQDLPPWLTRITERINEKSGLFPSSINHVLINEYLPNQGIMVCSELPHQDGPAYYPVVAILSLGSPVVMDFTPHPNLSSSTHGNGVDDKISDPGPAVMNSGEQLDSCHPFSIVLMPRSLLIFKDLVYSDYLHGIKDSEVQRCNKAVNVTKAQNHGVVQHLSGSAKALDSDDTVIYRANTRVSLTCRVVTKVCKNIFKF; the protein is encoded by the exons ATGAACGACTTCACCGTTGGGTCTGTACCCAATGTATTCTACATTCCAGATTTCATTTCTGAGTCTGAACACGACCAGCTCTTGAATAAT ATAAACGGTGCGCCAATTTCTAAATGGAAATCTTTGAAAAACAGGAGATTGCAGAATTGGG GAGGAGTTGTGCATGAAAAAGGCCTTATAGCTCAAGACT TGCCTCCTTGGTTAACTAGAATTACAGAGAGAATAAATGAGAAATCAGGGTTATTTCCTTCATCAATTAATCATGTGCTTATCAATGAATACCTTCCTAACCAAGGAATAATGGTTTGTTCTGAACTC CCGCATCAAGATGGACCAGCTTATTATCCTGTAGTGGCAATTCTTTCTCTTGGATCTCCTGTGGTTATGGATTTCACTCCACATCCTAATTTGAGCAGCAGTACACATGGAAACGGTGTTGACGACAAAATTTCTGACCCGGGGCCTGCTGTGATGAATTCTGGTGAACAGCTGGATAGTTGCCATCCATTTTCTATCGTATTGATGCCTCGCAGTTTGTTGATATTCAAAGACTTGGTGTACTCAG ACTACTTGCATGGTATAAAAGATTCTGAGGTGCAGCGATGTAACAAG GCTGTAAATGTAACAAAAGCTCAAAATCATGGAGTGGTTCAGCACTTATCAGGTTCGGCGAAAGCACTTGATAGTGATGATACTGTCATTTACAGGGCTAACACAAGAGTTTCTTTGACCTGTCGAGTAGTAACAAAGGtttgtaaaaatatttttaagttctag